In a genomic window of Aricia agestis chromosome 2, ilAriAges1.1, whole genome shotgun sequence:
- the LOC121737384 gene encoding rab3 GTPase-activating protein regulatory subunit isoform X1 — translation MCNVEQIADCGDILSIGRALFISEKEETTWLSQCLLSLSSCGNMLAVGYKKRLCLLTSQWISSNDSNSYLITWSGTLLGDITSVLTLSICPSKQSSQNGTDWFCIVVGFQNGSVGFYTNTGHLLLHEKLDEKPVLNITCHTGTYGTLLDDIHVLFQESVYIVSGSNLFQTLRNAKAQLAKVQAGIQEEYTVDSKSISIRKWTFSDQDEIKDAAVVGLELKNTYDHFLAASTYGGYDTWYRSIPPMNNLILTTGVSPYIGFHYALEGGTTPPLQDVARAVANKIKSALPGWLGGSTETGPTNTEPSIRAEQLSMRTGVYDPQRTGSTVVISPDRRLAAFTDNLGRVAVLDIIKGHLIRLFKGCRDAQCAFVQIFDGENKKPQLSTIKDIRRAIFLIIYNPRKGLIDIRLMQRGSRVAVFTASKNGKLLYNTCGLVGAEKNFSHKKLNLPEFQCAFIDPDGKIKKFNIPFYHSLDGEHLERSKDLHVLRAIREIVKKSSSLSDENRAELYESATKLKTLGTKKHCIEILIKNCSSIEITTACLELFWESLNERTLNQYEEKVRRYFGNLALITNFYCLLNNEPIEGINNLISDVCAAFQIDRAAEEGDVIKKDLKFQLLEDDTCILERLLILAQEKDYKQQQVRVKFADNRVTSYREFISCFHLEGNSKHISLKPDLNTEKANSLSVDIFKSLLKLNDMTLLPNYVKNSNVDARELVKLVIMHLMSMSLDEININLIEKFIAMLYYICSSSEEAVNTSYNEVSPWWESIRSMLIELHCPLRSMIVAMSCKAAAKLFEGKHFDREDAWETLTQESASWGLLIGKLEDISILSIILLCKEKFQGQALPKLQIDEININLKYIYARGQGSVTELIAKWLCGMGVPPEAVVVNELMEVYTESTLETDDADSVDCLFIENNRFLVDDNVQIFKWLSLLRRQFPLSTKASYVIANMCWEYAMEWQKSMNKTEMLATVVICLDALADPHLKLGMFSIIWSTYLKQSFEASCKLVNKVGKLPKDQLCLQDLNINTDCLIGLLKIICEYLNKFLECLPSAATHEKTVIRFENLWDESSPSLVEVAQNTKNVDPDILTLNYQISCTIYYQCHFNLKVTKPLDTLYDIDYEYILEALTGTVAKRDINLKCSEKIRNPRMKYLTKLTRTAIDTISCDDDGGYDSGECLLWVDRVCALADLWDIDINFVRRQNVIGLYHMGYDELAENMLGLIADPEVLLTPLLAITIQRLKRSLENSKNQAEWIVSVPPQLYKRLQNTALDNSIPANPSLSTTALVLGKLLAQIAKKPTDTSTIQDVKLCEMIVENCEMLSRRKL, via the exons ATGTGTAACGTAGAACAAATAGCAGATTGTGGTGATATTTTAAGCATAGGAAGAGCATTGTTCATATCGGAAAAAGAAG AAACTACATGGCTGTCACAATGTTTATTATCCCTGTCATCCTGTGGAAACATGCTAGCTGTGGGGTACAAAAAACGACTTTGTCTACTCACTTCGCAATGGATAAGTTCAAATGATAGCAATTCATATCTAATCACTTGGAGTGGCACACTGCTGGGTGATATTACATCGGTGCTCACTTTATCCATATGCCCATCAAAGCAGTCATCGCAG AATGGTACAGATTGGTTTTGTATTGTTGTTGGATTCCAAAATGGAAGTGTAGGGTTCTACACAAACACAGGCCATCTTCTGCTTCACGAGAAACTTGATGAAAAGCCTGTGTTAAATATAACCTGTCACACAGGAACATATGGAACCCTGTTGGATGATATTCATGTTCTGTTCCAAGAGAGTGTTTACATTGTCTCAGGTTCCAATTTATTTCAAACCCTTAGAAATGCTAAAGCTCAGTTGGCAAAAG TGCAAGCTGGAATTCAAGAAGAATACACTGTAGACAGTAAGAGTATTTCAATAAGGAAATGGACATTTTCTGATCAGGATGAAATAAAAGATGCTGCAGTTGTGGGTTTAGAATTAAAGAATACATATGACCACTTCCTGGCTGCTTCCACATATGGAGGATATGATACATg GTACAGATCAATTCCACCAATGAACAATTTGATTTTAACGACCGGTGTTTCACCATATATTGGATTCCATTACGCCTTAGAAGGAGGCACTACTCCACCTCTTCAAGACGTAGCTCGAGCAGtcgcaaacaaaataaaatcagctTTACC TGGCTGGTTAGGGGGGTCAACAGAAACTGGTCCCACAAACACAGAGCCCTCTATACGGGCTGAGCAGCTCTCTATGAGGACCGGCGTGTACGACCCTCAAAGGACTGGTTCCACGGTAGTCATATCTCCGGACCGCAGACTCGCCGCCTTCACTGACAACCTTGGCAGAGTCGCCGTCCTCGATATCATTAAGGGCCACTTGATCCGCTTGTTCAAAGGATGCCGGGATGCGCAGTGTGCATTTGTTCAA ATATTCGACGGGGAAAACAAAAAACCTCAGCTATCAACTATAAAAGACATACGCAGGGCTatatttctaattatatataatcCGAGAAAAGGTTTGATAGATATCAGACTGATGCAAAGGGGCAGTAGAGTCGCAGTTTTTACTGCCTCCAAAAACGGAAAGTTGCTGTACAACACTTGTGGCCTAGTCGGCGCCGAAAAAAACTTCTCCCACAAGAAATTAAATCTACCTGAATTCCAGTGTGCGTTTATCGATCCAGAcggcaaaataaaaaagtttaacatTCCCTTCTATCATTCGCTGGACGGCGAACACCTGGAAAGATCCAAAGACTTGCACGTTCTAAGGGCGATACGTGAGATCGTTAAAAAGTCGTCAAGTCTCTCGGATGAAAACAGAGCAGAGCTGTACGAAAGCGCCACAAAATTAAAGACTTTGGGCACGAAAAAGCACTGCATAGAAATATTGATTAAAAACTGCAGTTCTATAGAAATAACGACGGCGTGCTTGGAATTGTTTTGGGAGAGTCTCAACGAGAGGACTCTCAACCAGTACGAGGAAAAAGTTAGAAGATATTTTGGAAACTTGGCATTGATTACAAATTTTTACTGCCTGCTAAATAACGAACCGATCGAGGGCATAAATAATTTGATAAGCGACGTGTGTGCGGCGTTTCAAATAGATAGGGCAGCCGAGGAAGGCGACGTCATTAAGAAAGATCTGAAATTCCAACTTCTCGAGGATGACACTTGTATATTGGAAAGACTTCTGATATTGGCACAGGAGAAAGATTACAAGCAGCAGCAGGTGCGTGTCAAGTTCGCAGACAACAGAGTGACTTCCTACAGGGAGTTCATCTCCTGCTTCCATTTAGAGGGAAATTCAAAACACATATCTTTAAAACCCGATTTGAATACGGAGAAAGCCAATTCCTTATCCGTGGATATTTTTAAATCTCTTCTCAAGTTAAATGACATGACACTCCTTCCAAACTATGTCAAGAACAGCAACGTCGACGCGAGGGAATTGGTGAAACTCGTTATAATGCATTTAATGAGCATGTCCCTGGACGAAATCAATATTAACCTCATTGAGAAGTTCATTGCTATGTTGTACTACATATGCTCGTCGTCCGAGGAGGCCGTGAATACTAGTTACAACGAAGTGTCCCCGTGGTGGGAGAGTATACGAAGTATGCTCATAGAGCTGCATTGTCCTCTTCGAAGTATGATAGTTGCGATGTCCTGTAAGGCGGCAGCGAAACTGTTCGAGGGCAAACATTTCGACAGGGAGGACGCATGGGAGACGCTCACGCAGGAGAGCGCCAGCTGGGGCCTTTTAATTGGCAAACTGGAGGACATATCGATACTTAGCATAATCTTACTCTGCAAGGAAAAGTTTCAAGGCCAGGCGCTACCTAAGCTGCAAATAGACGAAATTAATATAAACCTAAAGTATATATACGCGAGAGGGCAGGGCTCAGTCACGGAGCTAATCGCGAAGTGGCTATGCGGCATGGGCGTGCCACCGGAAGCCGTGGTAGTGAACGAACTTATGGAGGTCTATACCGAGTCCACACTAGAAACGGACGACGCTGATAGCGTCGACTGTTTGTTCATAGAGAACAACAGATTCCTCGTCGACGACAACGTCCAAATATTCAAATGGCTGTCCCTGCTTAGGCGACAATTTCCTCTTAGCACGAAAGCTAGTTATGTAATCGCCAATATGTGCTGGGAATACGCGATGGAGTGGCAAAAGTCGATGAACAAAACGGAAATGTTAGCGACAGTAGTGATTTGCCTCGATGCCCTAGCCGATCCGCATTTAAAGTTAGGAATGTTTTCCATAATATGGTCCACCTACCTGAAGCAAAGTTTCGAAGCCAGCTGCAAGCTCGTTAACAAAGTGGGAAAACTGCCGAAGGATCAATTGTGTTTGCAGGATTTGAATATCAACACCGATTGTTTAATTGGTCTCCTGAAAATTATTTGCGAGTACCTTAACAAATTTTTGGAATGCCTGCCCTCAGCGGCTACTCATGAGAAGACCGTCATTCGATTCGAAAACCTTTGGGACGAGAGCTCCCCGTCGCTGGTTGAAGTTGCGCAAAACACAAAAAACGTGGATCCCGATATTCTAACCTTAAACTATCAGATATCGTGCACTATATACTACCAGTGCCACTTCAATTTGAAAGTGACGAAGCCGTTGGATACGTTGTACGACATAGACTACGAGTATATTCTGGAGGCGCTGACCGGGACCGTCGCCAAACGGGACATAAATCTGAAGTGTTCAGAGAAGATCCGCAACCCTCGGATGAAGTACCTGACGAAGCTGACCCGCACGGCTATTGACACGATCAGCTGCGATGACGACGGCGGCTACGACAGCGGCGAGTGCCTGCTGTGGGTCGACAGGGTCTGCGCGCTGGCGGACCTCTGGGACATCGATATCAATTTCGTGCGACGACAGAAT GTTATCGGCCTATATCACATGGGATACGACGAACTAGCGGAGAATATGTTGGGCCTAATAGCCGACCCTGAAGTTTTGCTAACTCCTTTGCTGGCGATCACAATACAAAGACTGAAGCGTAGTCTAGAGAACTCCAAGAACCAAGCGGAGTGGATCGTGTCCGTGCCGCCGCAGCTTTACAAACGATTACAGAACACG
- the LOC121737384 gene encoding rab3 GTPase-activating protein regulatory subunit isoform X2, which translates to MPIKAVIAVQAGIQEEYTVDSKSISIRKWTFSDQDEIKDAAVVGLELKNTYDHFLAASTYGGYDTWYRSIPPMNNLILTTGVSPYIGFHYALEGGTTPPLQDVARAVANKIKSALPGWLGGSTETGPTNTEPSIRAEQLSMRTGVYDPQRTGSTVVISPDRRLAAFTDNLGRVAVLDIIKGHLIRLFKGCRDAQCAFVQIFDGENKKPQLSTIKDIRRAIFLIIYNPRKGLIDIRLMQRGSRVAVFTASKNGKLLYNTCGLVGAEKNFSHKKLNLPEFQCAFIDPDGKIKKFNIPFYHSLDGEHLERSKDLHVLRAIREIVKKSSSLSDENRAELYESATKLKTLGTKKHCIEILIKNCSSIEITTACLELFWESLNERTLNQYEEKVRRYFGNLALITNFYCLLNNEPIEGINNLISDVCAAFQIDRAAEEGDVIKKDLKFQLLEDDTCILERLLILAQEKDYKQQQVRVKFADNRVTSYREFISCFHLEGNSKHISLKPDLNTEKANSLSVDIFKSLLKLNDMTLLPNYVKNSNVDARELVKLVIMHLMSMSLDEININLIEKFIAMLYYICSSSEEAVNTSYNEVSPWWESIRSMLIELHCPLRSMIVAMSCKAAAKLFEGKHFDREDAWETLTQESASWGLLIGKLEDISILSIILLCKEKFQGQALPKLQIDEININLKYIYARGQGSVTELIAKWLCGMGVPPEAVVVNELMEVYTESTLETDDADSVDCLFIENNRFLVDDNVQIFKWLSLLRRQFPLSTKASYVIANMCWEYAMEWQKSMNKTEMLATVVICLDALADPHLKLGMFSIIWSTYLKQSFEASCKLVNKVGKLPKDQLCLQDLNINTDCLIGLLKIICEYLNKFLECLPSAATHEKTVIRFENLWDESSPSLVEVAQNTKNVDPDILTLNYQISCTIYYQCHFNLKVTKPLDTLYDIDYEYILEALTGTVAKRDINLKCSEKIRNPRMKYLTKLTRTAIDTISCDDDGGYDSGECLLWVDRVCALADLWDIDINFVRRQNVIGLYHMGYDELAENMLGLIADPEVLLTPLLAITIQRLKRSLENSKNQAEWIVSVPPQLYKRLQNTALDNSIPANPSLSTTALVLGKLLAQIAKKPTDTSTIQDVKLCEMIVENCEMLSRRKL; encoded by the exons ATGCCCATCAAAGCAGTCATCGCAG TGCAAGCTGGAATTCAAGAAGAATACACTGTAGACAGTAAGAGTATTTCAATAAGGAAATGGACATTTTCTGATCAGGATGAAATAAAAGATGCTGCAGTTGTGGGTTTAGAATTAAAGAATACATATGACCACTTCCTGGCTGCTTCCACATATGGAGGATATGATACATg GTACAGATCAATTCCACCAATGAACAATTTGATTTTAACGACCGGTGTTTCACCATATATTGGATTCCATTACGCCTTAGAAGGAGGCACTACTCCACCTCTTCAAGACGTAGCTCGAGCAGtcgcaaacaaaataaaatcagctTTACC TGGCTGGTTAGGGGGGTCAACAGAAACTGGTCCCACAAACACAGAGCCCTCTATACGGGCTGAGCAGCTCTCTATGAGGACCGGCGTGTACGACCCTCAAAGGACTGGTTCCACGGTAGTCATATCTCCGGACCGCAGACTCGCCGCCTTCACTGACAACCTTGGCAGAGTCGCCGTCCTCGATATCATTAAGGGCCACTTGATCCGCTTGTTCAAAGGATGCCGGGATGCGCAGTGTGCATTTGTTCAA ATATTCGACGGGGAAAACAAAAAACCTCAGCTATCAACTATAAAAGACATACGCAGGGCTatatttctaattatatataatcCGAGAAAAGGTTTGATAGATATCAGACTGATGCAAAGGGGCAGTAGAGTCGCAGTTTTTACTGCCTCCAAAAACGGAAAGTTGCTGTACAACACTTGTGGCCTAGTCGGCGCCGAAAAAAACTTCTCCCACAAGAAATTAAATCTACCTGAATTCCAGTGTGCGTTTATCGATCCAGAcggcaaaataaaaaagtttaacatTCCCTTCTATCATTCGCTGGACGGCGAACACCTGGAAAGATCCAAAGACTTGCACGTTCTAAGGGCGATACGTGAGATCGTTAAAAAGTCGTCAAGTCTCTCGGATGAAAACAGAGCAGAGCTGTACGAAAGCGCCACAAAATTAAAGACTTTGGGCACGAAAAAGCACTGCATAGAAATATTGATTAAAAACTGCAGTTCTATAGAAATAACGACGGCGTGCTTGGAATTGTTTTGGGAGAGTCTCAACGAGAGGACTCTCAACCAGTACGAGGAAAAAGTTAGAAGATATTTTGGAAACTTGGCATTGATTACAAATTTTTACTGCCTGCTAAATAACGAACCGATCGAGGGCATAAATAATTTGATAAGCGACGTGTGTGCGGCGTTTCAAATAGATAGGGCAGCCGAGGAAGGCGACGTCATTAAGAAAGATCTGAAATTCCAACTTCTCGAGGATGACACTTGTATATTGGAAAGACTTCTGATATTGGCACAGGAGAAAGATTACAAGCAGCAGCAGGTGCGTGTCAAGTTCGCAGACAACAGAGTGACTTCCTACAGGGAGTTCATCTCCTGCTTCCATTTAGAGGGAAATTCAAAACACATATCTTTAAAACCCGATTTGAATACGGAGAAAGCCAATTCCTTATCCGTGGATATTTTTAAATCTCTTCTCAAGTTAAATGACATGACACTCCTTCCAAACTATGTCAAGAACAGCAACGTCGACGCGAGGGAATTGGTGAAACTCGTTATAATGCATTTAATGAGCATGTCCCTGGACGAAATCAATATTAACCTCATTGAGAAGTTCATTGCTATGTTGTACTACATATGCTCGTCGTCCGAGGAGGCCGTGAATACTAGTTACAACGAAGTGTCCCCGTGGTGGGAGAGTATACGAAGTATGCTCATAGAGCTGCATTGTCCTCTTCGAAGTATGATAGTTGCGATGTCCTGTAAGGCGGCAGCGAAACTGTTCGAGGGCAAACATTTCGACAGGGAGGACGCATGGGAGACGCTCACGCAGGAGAGCGCCAGCTGGGGCCTTTTAATTGGCAAACTGGAGGACATATCGATACTTAGCATAATCTTACTCTGCAAGGAAAAGTTTCAAGGCCAGGCGCTACCTAAGCTGCAAATAGACGAAATTAATATAAACCTAAAGTATATATACGCGAGAGGGCAGGGCTCAGTCACGGAGCTAATCGCGAAGTGGCTATGCGGCATGGGCGTGCCACCGGAAGCCGTGGTAGTGAACGAACTTATGGAGGTCTATACCGAGTCCACACTAGAAACGGACGACGCTGATAGCGTCGACTGTTTGTTCATAGAGAACAACAGATTCCTCGTCGACGACAACGTCCAAATATTCAAATGGCTGTCCCTGCTTAGGCGACAATTTCCTCTTAGCACGAAAGCTAGTTATGTAATCGCCAATATGTGCTGGGAATACGCGATGGAGTGGCAAAAGTCGATGAACAAAACGGAAATGTTAGCGACAGTAGTGATTTGCCTCGATGCCCTAGCCGATCCGCATTTAAAGTTAGGAATGTTTTCCATAATATGGTCCACCTACCTGAAGCAAAGTTTCGAAGCCAGCTGCAAGCTCGTTAACAAAGTGGGAAAACTGCCGAAGGATCAATTGTGTTTGCAGGATTTGAATATCAACACCGATTGTTTAATTGGTCTCCTGAAAATTATTTGCGAGTACCTTAACAAATTTTTGGAATGCCTGCCCTCAGCGGCTACTCATGAGAAGACCGTCATTCGATTCGAAAACCTTTGGGACGAGAGCTCCCCGTCGCTGGTTGAAGTTGCGCAAAACACAAAAAACGTGGATCCCGATATTCTAACCTTAAACTATCAGATATCGTGCACTATATACTACCAGTGCCACTTCAATTTGAAAGTGACGAAGCCGTTGGATACGTTGTACGACATAGACTACGAGTATATTCTGGAGGCGCTGACCGGGACCGTCGCCAAACGGGACATAAATCTGAAGTGTTCAGAGAAGATCCGCAACCCTCGGATGAAGTACCTGACGAAGCTGACCCGCACGGCTATTGACACGATCAGCTGCGATGACGACGGCGGCTACGACAGCGGCGAGTGCCTGCTGTGGGTCGACAGGGTCTGCGCGCTGGCGGACCTCTGGGACATCGATATCAATTTCGTGCGACGACAGAAT GTTATCGGCCTATATCACATGGGATACGACGAACTAGCGGAGAATATGTTGGGCCTAATAGCCGACCCTGAAGTTTTGCTAACTCCTTTGCTGGCGATCACAATACAAAGACTGAAGCGTAGTCTAGAGAACTCCAAGAACCAAGCGGAGTGGATCGTGTCCGTGCCGCCGCAGCTTTACAAACGATTACAGAACACG
- the LOC121740073 gene encoding zinc finger protein 287-like, with protein sequence MQCRACLKTLSLNYKNITLLDELNIMYYNKITDLNISLGDRMPQQLCQKCAKVLKNCYEFREKCIASNSILMSAPTLVHELSTIIHIKQEQGVENEKKYLTDVHNKQEIELKDEFIDSEYNELPENNIDYDYVPGSKPTNIAESTHKSIKEMTRKKSLRAKPKKVNSNSNGSLIRKYDCGLCMEKVEKDKLCNHVKSHEKSNSCGICPVYFQDSESLLQHRISHLKKANFICHICLHILQNSESLEFHYDIKHFSKNKDRVKCIQCDRSFTTVKNFRKHWKSLHSGQKFKCKVCSEEFPTANTRNYHIHKHHKLKKKIFCDNCNYSTEIRANLVRHHLRVHTAAAEKVFCKLCKAQFVNESGLKLHQCQYSTHSICPICGVVFEVPVKLKEHLATHSDERKYKCDRCDVAYKSRGALRIHTNKHDGIRPHKCEYCPAAFWAPSTLIKHRRTHTGEKPYVCEVCNKGFTGNHNLKLHMRVHGVYNLIKKKGTEEVSMENVQECNKGSHVHY encoded by the exons atgcagTGTCGTGCGTGCTTAAAGACACTCTCACTcaactacaaaaatataactctgCTGGATGAACTCAACATTATGTACTATAATAAAATCACTGATCTAAAT aTATCTTTGGGTGATAGAATGCCACAACAGCTGTGTCAAAAGTGTGCAAAAGTTCTTAAAAATTGTTATGAATTCAGAGAAAAATGTATAGCTTCTAATTCCATACTAATGAGTGCTCCAACATTGGTTCAT GAGTTGTCAACTATTATCCACATTAAGCAAGAGCAGGGAGTTGAAAATGAAAAG AAGTATCTTACTGATGTACATAATAAACAAGAAATAGAACTGAAGGATGAATTTATTGATTCAGAATACAATGAGTTACCAGAAAACAATATTGATTATGATTATGTGCCTG GCTCCAAACCTACCAATATTGCGGAAAGTACACATAAATCAATTAAAGAAATGACTAGAAAAAAGTCATTAAGAGCAAAACCAAAAAAGGTTAACTCGAATAGTAATGGGTCTCTAATTAGAAAATATGACTGTG GACTGTGCATGGAAAAGGTAGAGAAAGATAAGTTGTGTAATCATGTCAAAAGCCATGAGAAAAGCAATTCTTGTGGCATATGCCCTGTTTACTTTCAAGACTCTGAGTCGTTGCTGCAGCATAGAATTTCACACTTAAAGAAAGCAAATTTTATATGTCATATATGTTTACATATTCTACAGAACTCAGAATCCTTAGAATTTCATTACGacataaaacatttttctaAGAACAAA GATCGTGTTAAATGTATACAATGTGATAGGAGTTTTACGACAGtaaaaaattttagaaaacaTTGGAAATCACTACATTCTGgtcaaaaatttaaatgtaaagtATGTTCTGAAGA ATTTCCAACTGCAAACACCCGAAACTATCACATACATAAACATCataaattgaagaaaaaaatattttgtgacaaCTGTAATTATTCAACTGAAATAAGGGCTAACTTAGTG CGGCACCACCTACGCGTACATACCGCTGCAGCCGAGAAGGTATTCTGTAAATTATGTAAGGCGCAGTTTGTGAACGAGAGCGGACTCAAACTACACCAGTGCCAGTACAGCACCCACTCTATATGCCCCATCTGTGGCGTTGTGTTTGAAGTGCCAGTAAAG TTAAAGGAACATCTAGCGACGCACAGCGACGAGCGCAAGTATAAGTGTGACCGCTGCGACGTCGCCTACAAGTCGCGAGGCGCGCTGCGTATACACACGAACAAGCACGACGGTATCCGCCCTCACAAATGCGAGTACTGCCCCGCCGCCTTCTGGGCGCCCAGCACGCTTATCAAACACCGCCGGACCCACACTG GTGAGAAGCCATATGTGTGTGAAGTGTGTAACAAAGGTTTCACTGGTAACCACAACCTTAAACTTCATATGCGAGTGCATGGAGTCTATAATCTCATAAAGAAAAAGGGTACTGAAGAGGTGTCCATGGAAAATGTTCAAGAATGTAACAAAGGAAGTCATGTTCACTATTAA